A stretch of DNA from Pseudomonas sp. HN11:
GGATTCGGAACTGGTGGGTTTTTTCAAGAAGGTCGGTGGGTCGCGGTTTGCGCGGTTGGATACGTATTTTTATTCGCCGTTGTGTTTGGTGTTGGGGGTGGGGTTGCTGGTGGTGGCGTGGGGGTGAGGGCCTGATCGATCATCAGGCCGGGTAGTCATAGTCATGATTGAATGAAGTACAAGTTGGACATGGAACCAGGGATTTTTTTGGCTTTTCCTAGTTTCAGGTACTCGTTGAAGTCGTGTGCAAGACAGTCTCTTTTGGTGAATCTCTTATATTTGCGCGGTAATTCGCATGCGTATATATACAGCCGCCAAGGATCGAAGCCGTCTATCCTGTCGTCAGGGCCGTAATCAAAGTCGATACATATTTCAGCTAGATAAACCCGGCAACCAATTCCATGTAGTTCGTAGGTTATATCATCGGTGACTGAGCCGCGTTGCGGGATTTTTTTGCTGCGCCAGAGCCTCAGAATATTCTTGGTCCCGAATGAGTGTTCGAGTAGATCTGTTACTTTTTTTACTTGCGCTAAATATTCAGTTATCAAGTTCTCTAAAGGCTGTTCTTTCATCGTCTTGGCCTATCCAATCTGTCAAGTCCCACTGTATTTGAAGCATCTATCACGTCTTGAAGGTTACTAAAGGCGCCTTTATGACTATCAATATCTTTGAACAGTCTTATGGTGACTGGAGTTCGTGTTCGCCTCGCCGCCGAAGCCCTATGGTGTCCGTCAACAATATAGCGTCGTTCGTTGTGTTCTACCACGTCAATGGGTTCATTTCTGTCGTACCCGCTGTCCCGCATGTTGCGGGAAATATTTTCAACCAGTTTAGTTGAGAATTTTCCTTCGATGCTGTGTGTTCGGTTTAAGGTTTCAGCATCAACTCCGTGAACTATCGGAGCAGATGGAAGCCCTTCGTCAACGTGGGCTTTTTGGATTGGGGGCTCAAAGCCTGTTTGTGGTTTGCAGCCATCGTCCCCGGGACAGGCACTCAATCCTGTCGGATCCACCCATCCGGTAGGGTTCGGTACGTACTGGTATGCATTGATCCCACCCGCCAACTTCACCGGGTCAGGCGTCAGATAGCGACCGATATCCGGATTGTAGTAGCGATGGCGGTTGTAGTGCAGCTCGCTTTCTTGATCGAAGTATTGGCCCTGGAAGCGCAGCGGGTTGTCGATTTTTCCGATGTCGAGACGGCTGATTTCTCCATAGGCGCGGTAATGGGCGGACCAGACGATTTCGCCATCGGCAGCGGTGAGTTCCTGCGGCGTACCAAGGTGGTCGAGTTGGTAGTGGTAGGGCTTGGCTTCCTTTGGACCAAAGCCTTCGAGCAAGGCTAGCGGACGGAAGCTGTCCGGTTCGTAGAGATAGCTGCGGTGACGGTCCTTGTGGTGTTCGGCGATGAGCTTGTCGCCTTGCCAGAAGAACTCGGTGGTTACACCGTCGACGGTTTTGCTGATGCGCCGCCCAAACGGGTCGTAGCGATAGCTGGCGGTCTGGCCGTTGGGTTTTTTAAGGCCGATCAGACGATGCTGGCAGTCGTAGCGATACTCGGTGACAAGGGCGTGACCTTTGCCACGCCGTTCGCGGATAAGGTTGCCGAAGGTGTCATAGTCGTAGTGATGGTCGCCCTGGATCATCAGGCGATTGCCCGCCACGATGTCGGGGCCGGGGCGGTTTTGCATCAGCAGGTTGCCGGTCGGGTCGTGGGCGAAGCGTTCTTGCTCGCCTTGGGAGTGGTCGGCGCGGGTGAGGCGGTTGAGTGGGTCGTAGTGGTAGTTATGTTCGCCTTTGCGGGTGTCGAGCAGGCGGGTGAGGTTGCCGGTGTTGTCGTAGTCGTAATGACGGCGGTACACCGGGCCTTCGGCATCGCCAATGTTTTGGTTGAACAGGCGTCCTTGGTCGTCGTGTTGGTAGTGGCTAAGCAGTGTTCCTTGCGCGCGTTGCTGTTCGCGTCCGGCGTGGAACAGGTGCGAGGTGAGAACGGTGCCGTTCAGGTCGACGGTGGCGAGGTGGCCGCCTTTGTCGTGTTTGAAGGTGAGGCGGTTGTTGTCCGGCAGGCGTAGGTTTTGCAGCTGACCGCAGGCGTCGTAGCCGTAGCGCAGGGTGCCCCAGCCCTGGTGTTCGGCGGTGAGGCGGTTTTGGCTGTCGTACTCGTAGGCCAGGGACCAGTGGCCGTCTTCGACGCTTACGAGGTTGCCCTGGCGGTCGTAGGTGTAATCGACGGTGTTGCTGTCGGGCAGGGTTTTTCTGATGAGGCGTCCGGCGTAATCGCGCTCGTAGCGGGTAACCAGCTGACTGCCATCATCACCGTGTTCGGTCTTTTCCCGAAGGTTGCCGTTGAGGTCGTAGAGGTAAGCCGTACGCTGGCCGTCAAAACCGATTTCCTGCTGGATCAGGCCGTTGCTGTGGTACTGGAGCCGGTAGGTTTCGCCCACCTCGTTTTCGATTTCGGTCAGCAACAAACGTACGTTGTCGTAGCGGTATTTGACCTGAGTGCCATCAGCATTGATGCGGCGGCTGATCAGGTGCAATCCGTCGGCGTATTCGTAGCGGGTGACGTGGCCCAGTTCATCGCGCTCGGAGGTGATTTTTCCGTAAGCGTTGTAGGTATATTTACGCGTGTCGCCGCTCGGCAAGACGATTTGAACTAACCGCCCAACGCCGTTCCACTCAAATTGTGTGAGCGAACCGTGCTCGTCTTCCTGGGTGATTTTTCGCCCGAGGTCGTCATAGCGATAACGCTTGACCCCGCCATTCGGCAACTGCTCCTCAAGCAACTGCCCACGCTCATTCCACACCAGCCGATGACAGCTGTGATCCGGGTACCACACCCCAACCAGCTGGCCGCATTTGTTGTAGCTGTAGTCAGTAGCATTGCCGTCTGGATCGATCTTGCGAATAACATCGCCCTGATCATTGCGCTCATACTTCCAAACCGCTTCCCCACGTCGCACAACCCGTACGAACCCGTTGTCATGCTCGTAGGACGTTGGCTCGTCATCCCCCGGAAACACCGCCACCAAACGCCCGGCTTCGTCGTACTGGTAGGCCGTGATCGCCCCCAGCGGATCCTGCTCAACCGTCAGCCGACCTTTGTCATCGTAGGACTTGAAGTGCTCGGCCCCATCCGGATCCACCCGCTGCACCAGCCGCGCCCGCTGGTCATGCACGTAGACTTCCCGGCTGCCATCGGCGTTAAACACCGTGACCTGGCCGTTGTCATCCCAGGCGTAGCGTGTGTCCATCTGCGAGAAACTGGCCCAATGCCGGACACACCGCGCCGTCTTGCCAGACTTTTCCCACTCCCAGAAGAAACTCGCCCCACCGGCCAAGCCACGTTCAAGAATGACGTGCTGCTCGTCGTACCGATAAACCTCGCTTTCGCCGACAGCATTGGTCGCTGAAACGAGTCGCCCAAGGTCGTCATAGGCGTAGGAAACAACCGTCTGCTCCGTCACCCAAACAAACGGCCCCTCATCCACGACGCGATGAATCTGATAGTCCACCGCCACGATCCGCCCCGAGGCATAGCGCAAACACAGCGAGCGCCCGACACCGTTATCCACCCGCTCAATGCGCCCCAGAAAATCCCGGGAAATGCGCAGCCGGTTGTCATACGCATCGCTGATCGCTGTCAGCACACCGTCGCGAAAGTGGTAGAACCGTGAGGCCTGAGCCAGCACCAACTCATCAGGCAATGAACCCAGATAGATCGCCGCTTCGGCCAGGCTGTTGGTGATCGCAGGTCGAGCAGCCGTCGGCAAGGGCAGGGTGGTCGAGCGATTCTCATGATCGGTCCACACCACCGAATCCCCGGAAACACTCAAGCGATGCGCCAGCGAGTGACTCCAGCCAAACCCCAACCCACCATCCACTTCCACCGCGCTGGTGCGATACAAGCGGGTCCACTCAAACGGCAGAACTCCGTCCAGCGCGCCATCGGTGAGGGTCAGCAGTTCTTCGCCCGTGACCATCGACACCGGGCAACCGTTAGTGGCTGTCTTGTCCGAAGGCGCCGCCGCATCCCCAGCCGGATTCTTCCCAACAGCCGGCACATCATCCACAGGCTCCGCTTGCTTCAGCACCGCGTTTTGCCGCGCCTTCCAGCGCATCTGCAGCCTGCCTTGCTTCAACCCACCAACCACCCCGCGAACCGCGACTGCCTTATAGCGATCCACGGCCTGCATAAACTTCGTCAGAATCCCCAAAAGCCCCCTGACAAAACCCACCGCCGCATCAAGAATCTGCCCGCCATACTTGACCAACCGCAGGCTCAAATACGCTACACCCGCCGCCGGTAGCGCGATGGTCAACACCACGCCAATCACCAGATCAATCAACAGCGACACCACAAAACCAGCCGCCATCTCAGCCATTACACCGGGCGGCAATGCGTCCAACCAGATCATCGCCGTGCGCAGCATCAGGAACAGCGCCGCCTCATCACTGGCCAGCAGCATCGCCTGTTCCATGACTTTGGGCGCATCGGTGGCGAGCTGCGCCAATTTGGCCGCTTCTGCGCCTAGCTGTTCGACGTACTTCAGCGGGTCATCAAGAATCGCCTGCACCAGCTTGATGCTGTCCCACACATCACGAATCGCCGCCCAACTGCCCGCCAGTAGGCCGCCGCCAATCGCGCTGGCGGTGGACTGCTCCCAGCGCGGTTTAAAATCCGACCACTGCGCCCGAAGCCACTGCTCCAGATCCCCGGTCAGCCCAGCGTAAGACGCAAACAACGCGTCCACTTGCTCGGCAGAGACGCCCCCCTGCACCCGCACTTGATAGCGCCCGCCCGCCGCGCAGTGGTGCGAACCCTTGCCCTGTTCATCCAGCATGACCACGGTGGAACTGCCATCATCCAGCCCGATCACCTCCACCGGGATGTTGCCGATCGGCACGTCATACACCGACTCGAACAGGCTCTCGATCTTCAGCTCGCCGCCCACCGGACACTGGGCCACGGTCGAAAAGTCAGCATCTGAAAGGCTTACCGAACGCTGCGAATTCCCCACCCGCAACACCCGATCCATCCCCAGCAGCGATGGCATGTCCAGCCCATGGCTCACCGAATCCAGCGCACGCGAATACCACGCGTCCATCTGCTGGCGATAAATCACCAGGCTCTGATGAAAGCCATCCAGTTCAAATTCGATAAGGTCGATGTGGGAAGCGTGGGTCATCCGTGACGTCTCGACAAAGGGCAAGGCGTCGGAGCATGCCGTAGCAAAAAGCGTCTGGATGAACGGTTGAGAAATTCAGAAAGGACCGACTAAAAACGGGAAAAATCCGCGAAAAACCAACTCAAAAGCCTACAAAAAAAAGCGATCAACCTGATTGCAGTATCGTTTCTCAAATAAAAATCGCTCTCATCCTTGCCCGGTTTCCCGACCTGACCGTCATGGTTAATAGAACCTCCCTTACGCAGGATTTCCCATGTCGCGCCTTGCTCGTCCCTTGCATCCACTGGCCTTGTCAGTGGCGATGGCTTTTGCCGCCGTGCCGTTGTTGACCGTCCAGTCCTCCTTCGCCGAAGAGAGCAGCACCGTGCGCAGCTTCTCGATTCCTGCCGGTGACTTGAGCCAGTCGCTCAATAGCCTGGCCGAGCAGGCGGGCCTGGTGCTGGCCTTTGATGCAAGCCTGACCCGTGGCAAGCGCAGCAAGGGTTTGAGCGGGCAATACGACACCGACGTGGCGCTGAACCAGTTGCTCGCCGGCAGCGGGTTGCAAGCCTTGAAGATCTCCGCCGAGCGCTACCGCCTGGAAGTCATCCCGGATAACGGCGGGGCCATGGAGTTGCAGGCCACCACCATCAGCGGCGCGTACCAGGCCGAAAGCCCGACCGGGCCGGTGTCCGGTTATGTGGCTACGCGCAGTTTGTCGGGCACCAAGACCGACACCGCGCTGATCGAAACCCCGCAGTCGATTTCCATCGTCACCAAAGACCAGATGCGCGCGCAGAACGCCGAGAGCCTCAACCAGATCCTGCGCTACAGCGCCGCCGTCATCCCGGAAACCCGTGGCGCCACCGCATCGCGTCTCGACCAGTTGACCATCCGTGGTTTCTCCCCGGCCACCTACCTCGACGGCCTGCGTATGCCATCGAGCCGTGACGCCTTACCGCAGAAAGATGCCTTCGACCTGGAGCGCGTGGAAGTGCTGCGCGGCCCGGCGTCGGTACTGTACGGGCAGGGCACGCCGAGCGGGGTGATCAACATGGTCAGCAAGCGTCCGCTGGACACACCGTTTCATGAAGTGGGTGTGGAGTACGGCACCTTCAACAAGAAGCGCACCACCTTTGACTTAAGCGGCCCGCTGGATGATCAGGG
This window harbors:
- a CDS encoding DUF6896 domain-containing protein, translated to MKEQPLENLITEYLAQVKKVTDLLEHSFGTKNILRLWRSKKIPQRGSVTDDITYELHGIGCRVYLAEICIDFDYGPDDRIDGFDPWRLYIYACELPRKYKRFTKRDCLAHDFNEYLKLGKAKKIPGSMSNLYFIQS
- a CDS encoding RHS repeat-associated core domain-containing protein, producing the protein MTHASHIDLIEFELDGFHQSLVIYRQQMDAWYSRALDSVSHGLDMPSLLGMDRVLRVGNSQRSVSLSDADFSTVAQCPVGGELKIESLFESVYDVPIGNIPVEVIGLDDGSSTVVMLDEQGKGSHHCAAGGRYQVRVQGGVSAEQVDALFASYAGLTGDLEQWLRAQWSDFKPRWEQSTASAIGGGLLAGSWAAIRDVWDSIKLVQAILDDPLKYVEQLGAEAAKLAQLATDAPKVMEQAMLLASDEAALFLMLRTAMIWLDALPPGVMAEMAAGFVVSLLIDLVIGVVLTIALPAAGVAYLSLRLVKYGGQILDAAVGFVRGLLGILTKFMQAVDRYKAVAVRGVVGGLKQGRLQMRWKARQNAVLKQAEPVDDVPAVGKNPAGDAAAPSDKTATNGCPVSMVTGEELLTLTDGALDGVLPFEWTRLYRTSAVEVDGGLGFGWSHSLAHRLSVSGDSVVWTDHENRSTTLPLPTAARPAITNSLAEAAIYLGSLPDELVLAQASRFYHFRDGVLTAISDAYDNRLRISRDFLGRIERVDNGVGRSLCLRYASGRIVAVDYQIHRVVDEGPFVWVTEQTVVSYAYDDLGRLVSATNAVGESEVYRYDEQHVILERGLAGGASFFWEWEKSGKTARCVRHWASFSQMDTRYAWDDNGQVTVFNADGSREVYVHDQRARLVQRVDPDGAEHFKSYDDKGRLTVEQDPLGAITAYQYDEAGRLVAVFPGDDEPTSYEHDNGFVRVVRRGEAVWKYERNDQGDVIRKIDPDGNATDYSYNKCGQLVGVWYPDHSCHRLVWNERGQLLEEQLPNGGVKRYRYDDLGRKITQEDEHGSLTQFEWNGVGRLVQIVLPSGDTRKYTYNAYGKITSERDELGHVTRYEYADGLHLISRRINADGTQVKYRYDNVRLLLTEIENEVGETYRLQYHSNGLIQQEIGFDGQRTAYLYDLNGNLREKTEHGDDGSQLVTRYERDYAGRLIRKTLPDSNTVDYTYDRQGNLVSVEDGHWSLAYEYDSQNRLTAEHQGWGTLRYGYDACGQLQNLRLPDNNRLTFKHDKGGHLATVDLNGTVLTSHLFHAGREQQRAQGTLLSHYQHDDQGRLFNQNIGDAEGPVYRRHYDYDNTGNLTRLLDTRKGEHNYHYDPLNRLTRADHSQGEQERFAHDPTGNLLMQNRPGPDIVAGNRLMIQGDHHYDYDTFGNLIRERRGKGHALVTEYRYDCQHRLIGLKKPNGQTASYRYDPFGRRISKTVDGVTTEFFWQGDKLIAEHHKDRHRSYLYEPDSFRPLALLEGFGPKEAKPYHYQLDHLGTPQELTAADGEIVWSAHYRAYGEISRLDIGKIDNPLRFQGQYFDQESELHYNRHRYYNPDIGRYLTPDPVKLAGGINAYQYVPNPTGWVDPTGLSACPGDDGCKPQTGFEPPIQKAHVDEGLPSAPIVHGVDAETLNRTHSIEGKFSTKLVENISRNMRDSGYDRNEPIDVVEHNERRYIVDGHHRASAARRTRTPVTIRLFKDIDSHKGAFSNLQDVIDASNTVGLDRLDRPRR